The Haloplanus salinarum genome includes a region encoding these proteins:
- a CDS encoding long-chain-fatty-acid--CoA ligase, whose protein sequence is MQKPLLVTDFLDRAREYYGDSEAVVATTGDRYTYDELGERADRFSAALQARGIGKGDRVAVLDPNTHYHLEAAYGSMQLGAVHTPLNYRLTPEDFEYILADAGVDAIYADHEYAAKVEAVRDGVPTETFVTNDPAAVDGDWEGFDALLDDAGTDYDRPGMSEDEVITINYTSGTTGDPKGVMRSHRCETLHAYLVTIHQEISDDDVYLWTLPMFHVNGWGHIFAVTGMGAKHVCTRGVDAEWILETVVAEDVSYLCGAPTVLNLLIDHYREHDVPTSGANDVRIATAGSAPPEATIRTVEDEFGWYLTHVYGATETGPLVTTSDARRRFADDSADRFAVKKRQGLGFLGTEVRVVDEDGEDVPQDDETIGEVVVRGNQVMEGYWEKPEATEAAFTERAEGYYHMGDLATVDENGMIAIQDRKKDIIVTGGENVSSIELEDTLFEHPAVSSVAVVPAPSDRWGEEPKAFVVPESGDPAAPGVTAEELIEFTRDRLAGFKTVKRVEFVDTLPTTATGKVQKYELRSREWEDEERMIGEG, encoded by the coding sequence ATGCAGAAGCCGCTCCTAGTGACGGACTTCCTCGACAGGGCCCGGGAGTATTACGGCGACAGCGAGGCGGTCGTCGCGACGACGGGCGATCGGTACACGTACGACGAACTGGGCGAGCGGGCGGATCGGTTCTCGGCCGCGCTCCAGGCCCGGGGGATCGGGAAGGGCGACCGGGTGGCGGTGCTGGATCCGAACACCCACTACCACCTGGAGGCGGCCTACGGGAGCATGCAACTCGGGGCGGTCCACACGCCGCTCAACTATCGGCTGACGCCCGAGGACTTCGAGTACATCCTCGCGGACGCGGGCGTCGACGCCATCTACGCCGACCACGAGTACGCGGCCAAAGTGGAGGCGGTCCGGGACGGCGTGCCGACGGAGACGTTCGTCACGAACGACCCGGCGGCCGTCGACGGCGACTGGGAGGGGTTCGACGCGCTGCTCGACGACGCGGGGACCGACTACGACCGCCCCGGGATGAGCGAGGACGAGGTGATCACGATCAACTACACTTCGGGGACCACCGGCGACCCGAAGGGCGTGATGCGCAGTCACCGCTGTGAGACGCTCCACGCCTACCTCGTGACGATCCACCAGGAAATCTCGGACGACGACGTCTACCTCTGGACGCTCCCGATGTTCCACGTCAACGGCTGGGGTCACATCTTCGCGGTCACGGGCATGGGTGCGAAACACGTCTGCACCCGCGGGGTCGACGCCGAGTGGATCCTCGAGACGGTCGTCGCCGAGGACGTCTCCTACCTCTGTGGCGCGCCGACGGTGTTGAACCTACTGATCGACCACTACCGCGAGCACGACGTCCCCACGAGCGGGGCGAACGACGTGCGCATCGCCACCGCGGGGTCGGCGCCGCCGGAGGCCACCATCCGCACCGTCGAGGACGAGTTCGGCTGGTATCTCACACACGTCTACGGCGCCACCGAGACGGGGCCGCTGGTCACCACCTCCGACGCCCGCCGCCGATTCGCGGACGACAGCGCCGACCGCTTCGCCGTCAAGAAGCGACAGGGGCTCGGCTTTCTCGGCACCGAGGTCCGCGTCGTCGACGAGGACGGCGAGGACGTGCCCCAAGACGACGAGACGATCGGTGAGGTGGTCGTCCGCGGCAACCAGGTGATGGAGGGGTACTGGGAGAAACCCGAGGCCACCGAGGCGGCCTTCACCGAACGGGCCGAGGGCTACTACCACATGGGCGACCTGGCGACGGTCGACGAGAACGGCATGATCGCCATCCAGGACCGCAAGAAGGACATCATCGTCACCGGCGGGGAGAACGTCTCCAGCATCGAACTGGAGGACACGCTGTTCGAGCATCCGGCGGTGTCAAGCGTGGCGGTCGTTCCGGCGCCGAGCGATCGGTGGGGCGAGGAGCCCAAGGCCTTCGTGGTCCCGGAGAGCGGCGACCCCGCGGCTCCGGGCGTCACCGCCGAGGAACTGATCGAGTTCACCCGCGACCGTCTCGCGGGGTTCAAGACCGTCAAGCGCGTCGAGTTCGTCGACACCCTCCCGACGACGGCGACCGGTAAGGTCCAGAAGTACGAGCTCCGCTCCCGGGAGTGGGAGGACGAGGAGCGGATGATCGGGGAGGGGTGA
- the rdfA gene encoding rod-determining factor RdfA, whose protein sequence is MGDDSRGRPSKVVRLVEEYGLEGVGEELEDLWTADDPDERRSLRDLADYFNRRLVEAALAERNVQTVDGEGENIYRLLTDDDVSADDRIRMERRLERDGVDVDGIRSAFASYQAIRTYLTEHREVEYESQRTDRVESVDRSVQRLRSRTATVTGDKLTQLDAGDEITLGDAQVTVDVRVYCPDCDRQFEVGALLERGGCDCAD, encoded by the coding sequence ATGGGCGACGACAGCCGGGGGCGGCCGAGCAAGGTGGTGCGCCTCGTCGAGGAGTACGGCCTCGAAGGGGTGGGCGAGGAACTGGAGGATCTCTGGACGGCCGACGACCCGGACGAACGCCGCAGCCTCCGTGACCTCGCGGACTACTTCAACCGGCGGCTCGTCGAGGCGGCGCTTGCCGAACGGAACGTCCAGACGGTCGACGGGGAGGGCGAGAACATCTACCGGTTGCTGACCGACGACGACGTGAGTGCCGACGACCGTATCCGGATGGAGCGGCGACTCGAACGGGACGGGGTCGACGTCGACGGGATCCGGTCGGCGTTCGCCTCGTATCAGGCGATCCGGACGTATCTCACGGAACACCGGGAGGTGGAGTACGAGTCCCAGCGGACGGATCGGGTCGAGAGCGTCGACCGCAGCGTCCAGCGGCTCAGAAGTCGGACCGCGACCGTCACCGGGGACAAGCTCACACAGCTCGACGCCGGGGACGAGATCACGCTCGGCGACGCACAGGTGACCGTCGACGTCCGCGTCTACTGTCCCGACTGTGATCGGCAGTTCGAGGTCGGAGCCCTGCTCGAACGCGGCGGCTGCGACTGCGCCGACTGA
- a CDS encoding archaea-specific SMC-related protein has protein sequence MSTEQATGETHVTVRNIGGIDETAVTLEPGVTVLTGRNATNRTSFLQAIMAALGSEDVSMKADADEARVELALDGETFTRTLERRNGHVRPSGTPYLDDPTLADLFAFLLESNEARRAVTTDADLRDIIMRPIDTDEIQSEIDRLVDQRREITRELDELDDLKARLPALEEKRTGLKADIEETEGELRDVEARIESTDADVEQSREERAELEEKLEKLRDKRSSLETVRYDLETERNSLESLRSERAERADEYDDLSETPAGELEDLESRIDRLRDRKQRLETEVTDVRSIIQFNEEMLEEGTGDVVDVLSDDREGGEITDGLVPGKTVTCWTCGSDVDAEQIEETVDTLRDLNQRAVGEIGDIDDELAELKERRDELEAEQRRREQLERERRELDAKIERTEERAAELAERRDELRDEMEGIERQIATLEDDTYEDVLDLHKEANQLEYDLGSLENDLERVEENIATIEERLDEESELRARREELGDEIESLRTRIARIEREAITEFNDHMDTVLDLLDYENLERIWIERTETRVRDGREKVSKTAFELHVVRRTDGGTSYEDRIGHLSESEREVTGFVFALAGFLAHEVYETVPFMLLDSMEAIDANRIATLLEYLEGYTQYLVVALLPEDANPVPDDHHYVESI, from the coding sequence ATGAGCACGGAACAGGCGACCGGGGAGACACACGTAACCGTACGGAATATCGGGGGGATCGACGAGACGGCGGTGACGCTCGAACCGGGCGTGACCGTGTTGACCGGTCGAAACGCGACCAACAGGACCTCGTTCCTGCAGGCGATCATGGCCGCCCTGGGGAGCGAGGACGTCTCGATGAAGGCCGACGCCGACGAGGCCCGCGTCGAGCTGGCACTCGACGGCGAGACGTTCACGCGCACGCTTGAGCGACGAAACGGGCACGTTCGGCCGAGCGGAACCCCGTACCTCGACGATCCGACGCTGGCCGACCTCTTCGCGTTCCTCCTCGAATCGAACGAGGCACGGCGCGCCGTCACGACGGATGCGGACCTCCGCGATATCATCATGCGGCCGATCGACACCGACGAGATCCAGTCGGAAATCGACCGACTGGTCGACCAACGGCGGGAGATTACACGGGAACTCGACGAGTTGGACGACCTCAAGGCACGGCTCCCCGCGTTAGAGGAGAAGCGCACGGGATTGAAAGCCGACATCGAGGAGACCGAAGGCGAACTTCGGGACGTCGAAGCGCGGATCGAGTCCACCGACGCCGACGTCGAACAGAGCCGCGAGGAGCGGGCGGAACTCGAGGAGAAACTCGAGAAACTCCGCGACAAACGGTCGTCCCTCGAGACGGTTCGCTACGACCTCGAAACCGAGCGGAACAGCCTCGAATCGCTCCGGTCCGAACGGGCGGAGCGAGCCGACGAGTACGACGACCTCTCGGAAACGCCCGCGGGGGAACTCGAGGACCTCGAATCCCGGATCGACCGGCTCCGTGATCGAAAACAGCGCCTCGAAACCGAGGTGACCGACGTCCGAAGCATCATCCAGTTCAACGAGGAGATGTTGGAGGAGGGGACCGGCGACGTCGTCGACGTCCTGAGCGACGACCGCGAGGGCGGCGAGATAACGGACGGGCTGGTGCCGGGGAAGACGGTCACGTGCTGGACGTGTGGAAGCGACGTCGACGCCGAACAGATCGAGGAGACCGTCGACACGCTGCGCGACCTGAACCAGCGGGCGGTCGGGGAGATCGGCGACATCGACGACGAACTCGCCGAACTGAAGGAGCGACGCGACGAACTCGAAGCGGAGCAACGTCGCCGCGAGCAGCTCGAGCGCGAGCGTCGGGAACTCGACGCGAAGATCGAACGGACCGAGGAGCGGGCCGCCGAGCTCGCGGAGCGGCGCGACGAGCTCCGGGACGAGATGGAGGGGATCGAACGACAGATCGCGACGCTCGAGGACGACACCTACGAGGATGTCCTCGACCTCCACAAGGAGGCCAACCAGCTCGAATACGACCTGGGATCCCTCGAGAACGACCTCGAACGGGTCGAGGAGAACATCGCGACGATCGAGGAGCGACTGGACGAGGAGTCCGAACTCCGTGCGCGACGGGAGGAACTCGGGGACGAGATCGAGTCGCTGCGGACCCGGATCGCCCGCATCGAGCGGGAGGCGATCACCGAGTTCAACGACCACATGGACACGGTGCTCGACCTGCTCGACTACGAGAACCTGGAACGGATCTGGATCGAGCGCACCGAAACCCGGGTCCGTGACGGGCGGGAGAAGGTGTCCAAGACGGCCTTCGAACTGCACGTCGTCCGGCGGACGGACGGCGGGACGTCCTACGAGGACCGGATCGGACACCTGTCGGAGAGCGAACGGGAAGTGACCGGCTTCGTCTTCGCGCTGGCGGGCTTTCTCGCCCACGAGGTGTACGAAACGGTCCCGTTCATGCTCCTCGACTCGATGGAGGCGATCGACGCCAACCGGATCGCGACGCTGCTCGAATATCTCGAGGGGTACACGCAGTACCTCGTCGTGGCCCTGCTCCCGGAGGACGCGAACCCGGTACCGGACGACCACCACTACGTCGAGTCGATCTGA
- a CDS encoding succinylglutamate desuccinylase/aspartoacylase domain-containing protein: MRIREFGDDPQVAVVAAVHGDEPCGPRAVDELLSDPPSFRRPVKFVVANEGALDRDVRYLDDDLNRAFPGDENAESHERRLAPRLLAEVEDCTTLALHSTQSYADPFALVDTVDPETASLCAHLPIDAVVETDAYAGGRLIDYPGTVEVECGLQWSDGAAENARLVIDAFLAAAGVLPSEAGLETADGDVPIFRLTGRVPKAPATEHEVFVENFERVPAGVPFAAADGDDRVADEPFYPILMSAEGYESVFGYAGERVGRLADVADPADGHSSRGASSTSVRSRSSIQ; the protein is encoded by the coding sequence ATGAGGATACGAGAGTTCGGCGACGACCCCCAGGTGGCGGTCGTCGCGGCGGTCCACGGCGACGAACCCTGCGGCCCCCGCGCGGTCGACGAACTGCTTTCCGACCCGCCGTCGTTCCGGCGGCCGGTGAAGTTCGTCGTCGCCAACGAGGGTGCCCTGGACCGCGACGTGCGATATCTGGACGACGACCTGAACCGGGCGTTCCCCGGCGACGAGAACGCGGAGAGCCACGAGCGGCGACTGGCACCGCGGCTGCTGGCCGAAGTGGAGGACTGTACGACGCTCGCGCTTCACTCCACGCAGTCGTACGCCGACCCCTTCGCCCTGGTCGACACGGTCGATCCGGAGACGGCGTCGCTCTGTGCGCACCTCCCCATCGACGCGGTCGTCGAGACGGACGCGTACGCCGGGGGTCGGCTGATCGACTACCCCGGCACCGTCGAGGTGGAGTGTGGACTGCAGTGGTCCGACGGGGCTGCCGAGAACGCCCGACTGGTGATCGACGCGTTCCTCGCCGCGGCGGGCGTGCTGCCGTCGGAGGCCGGTCTGGAGACGGCCGATGGCGACGTGCCGATCTTCCGTCTCACCGGACGCGTGCCGAAGGCGCCGGCGACCGAACACGAAGTGTTCGTCGAGAACTTCGAGCGAGTGCCCGCCGGCGTCCCGTTCGCGGCGGCCGACGGCGACGACCGGGTGGCCGACGAGCCCTTCTATCCAATCCTGATGTCGGCCGAGGGGTACGAGAGCGTGTTCGGGTACGCGGGCGAGCGAGTCGGCCGACTGGCCGACGTCGCGGACCCGGCGGACGGTCACTCCTCGCGGGGCGCGAGTTCGACCAGCGTGAGGTCACGGTCCAGCATACAGTAG
- a CDS encoding ribonuclease J, with protein sequence MEIEIATIGGYEEVGRQMTAVRAGDDIVVFDMGLNLSQVLVHDNLQTEEMHSLDLIDMGAIPDDRVMSDLEGDVKAIVPTHGHLDHIGAISKLAHRYDAPIVATPFTLELVEEEVHDEGKFVVDNDLVEMEAGETMSIGERCELEFVNVTHSIIDAINPVLHTPEGAVVYGLDKRMDHSPVIGDPIDMKRFREIGREGEGVLCYIEDCTNANKKGRTPSESVARKHLRDVMYSVEDYDGGIVATTFSSHIARVTSLVEFAKDIGREPILLGRSMEKYSGTAERIGAATFPDDLGMYGHRKSVDRAFNRIMEEGKENFLPVVTGHQGEPRAMLTRMGRGETPYDLEDGDKVLFSARVIPEPTNEGQRYQSERLLRMQGARIYDDIHVSGHLRQEGHYEMLDALQPQHVIPAHQDMGGFSGYVDLASGQGYELGRDLHVTANGNVIQLV encoded by the coding sequence ATGGAAATCGAAATCGCAACCATCGGCGGCTACGAGGAGGTCGGGCGACAGATGACTGCGGTCCGTGCCGGGGACGACATCGTCGTCTTCGACATGGGGCTCAACCTCTCGCAGGTACTGGTTCACGACAACCTCCAGACGGAGGAGATGCACAGTCTCGATCTGATCGACATGGGCGCCATCCCGGACGACCGGGTGATGAGCGACCTCGAGGGTGACGTCAAGGCCATCGTTCCGACCCACGGCCACCTGGATCACATCGGCGCCATCTCGAAACTCGCCCACCGCTACGACGCCCCCATCGTCGCCACGCCCTTCACGCTCGAACTCGTCGAGGAGGAGGTCCACGACGAGGGCAAGTTCGTCGTCGACAACGACCTGGTCGAGATGGAGGCCGGCGAGACCATGTCCATCGGCGAGCGGTGCGAACTCGAGTTCGTGAACGTGACCCACTCGATCATCGATGCGATCAACCCCGTCCTCCACACGCCGGAGGGCGCGGTGGTCTACGGACTGGACAAGCGGATGGACCACTCGCCGGTGATCGGCGATCCGATCGACATGAAGCGGTTCCGCGAGATCGGTCGCGAGGGCGAGGGCGTCCTCTGTTACATCGAGGACTGCACCAACGCGAACAAGAAGGGCCGCACGCCGAGCGAGTCCGTCGCCCGGAAACACCTCCGCGACGTGATGTACTCGGTCGAGGATTACGACGGGGGTATCGTCGCCACGACGTTCAGCTCCCACATCGCCCGCGTCACCAGCCTCGTCGAGTTCGCGAAGGACATCGGGCGTGAACCGATCCTGCTCGGGCGCTCGATGGAGAAGTACTCGGGCACCGCCGAGCGCATCGGCGCCGCGACGTTCCCGGACGACCTGGGGATGTACGGCCACCGGAAGTCCGTCGACCGCGCGTTCAACCGCATCATGGAGGAAGGCAAGGAGAACTTCCTACCGGTCGTGACGGGCCACCAGGGCGAGCCGCGGGCGATGCTCACCCGGATGGGTCGCGGCGAGACCCCTTACGACCTCGAAGACGGTGACAAGGTGCTGTTCTCGGCCCGCGTCATTCCGGAGCCGACCAACGAGGGCCAGCGCTACCAGTCCGAGCGTCTGCTCCGCATGCAGGGCGCCCGCATCTACGACGACATCCACGTCTCCGGCCACCTCCGTCAGGAGGGCCACTACGAGATGCTCGACGCCCTCCAGCCCCAGCACGTTATCCCCGCACACCAGGACATGGGCGGTTTCTCCGGCTACGTCGACCTCGCGTCGGGACAGGGCTACGAACTGGGTCGCGACCTGCACGTCACCGCGAACGGCAACGTGATCCAGCTGGTGTGA
- a CDS encoding DUF5786 family protein encodes MGFGSYDESEQQNQEIDDDDGSEGVAVHENDHEGEVSFETDASTDDLVDQLAEIKDDE; translated from the coding sequence ATGGGCTTCGGGAGCTACGACGAGTCAGAGCAGCAGAACCAAGAGATCGACGACGACGACGGGTCCGAGGGCGTCGCCGTCCACGAGAACGACCACGAGGGGGAGGTCAGCTTCGAGACGGACGCCTCGACCGACGACCTCGTCGACCAGCTGGCCGAGATCAAGGACGACGAGTAG
- a CDS encoding helix-turn-helix domain-containing protein — translation MPTLDSVSVETLRDELRRVDSSKAAQRLMIAIAHKDGVSQTTLARRYGYSRKTVYNWLTRLERESLSAALEDDPKPGRPSRLDDAERRRLEAHLRMDPAAFEYDHSEWTPELVRRHLSDAFDVSYTLRSARTMLNEATSEER, via the coding sequence ATGCCGACCCTCGATTCCGTCTCCGTCGAGACGCTGCGCGACGAGTTGCGGCGCGTCGACTCGTCGAAGGCCGCACAGCGGCTGATGATCGCCATCGCGCACAAGGACGGCGTGTCACAGACGACGCTCGCCCGACGGTACGGCTACTCCCGGAAGACGGTCTACAACTGGCTCACTCGCCTCGAACGGGAGTCCCTCTCGGCGGCCCTCGAGGACGACCCGAAGCCCGGACGTCCGTCGCGGCTCGACGACGCGGAGCGTCGCCGACTGGAGGCACATCTCCGGATGGATCCCGCTGCGTTCGAGTACGACCACTCCGAGTGGACGCCCGAGCTGGTCCGACGACATCTCTCGGATGCGTTCGACGTCTCCTACACGCTGCGGTCGGCCCGGACGATGTTAAACGAGGCCACGTCCGAGGAGCGATGA
- a CDS encoding DUF2249 domain-containing protein, with amino-acid sequence MEPTAEIDLRERPGGEHRARLFEVLAAADAGDEVAVVAERDVDPHLVRYVIERGRALDWTYADPDAEPRELRVTVGDPLDDARGTVDVRDLKPRRRHRVLLETFDELGAGEGFVLVNDHDPKPLYHELESMHGDVVEWEYASRGGGEWRVEVVKTEASDADADGVSAAPADDESIDVIEELDVRDLPPAQRHERIFDAYDALDPGTGVVLVNDHDPKPLYHQFDAEAGPAFRWEYRARDPGEFRVLIGRAETAADGATDEGPSTPF; translated from the coding sequence ATGGAGCCGACAGCGGAGATCGATCTGCGGGAGCGGCCGGGCGGGGAGCACCGTGCCCGACTCTTCGAGGTGCTGGCGGCGGCCGACGCCGGCGACGAGGTCGCCGTCGTGGCCGAGCGGGACGTCGATCCACACCTGGTTCGCTACGTGATCGAGCGCGGGCGGGCACTGGACTGGACGTACGCGGACCCCGACGCGGAGCCGCGGGAACTGCGGGTGACCGTCGGCGACCCCCTCGATGACGCCCGCGGGACGGTCGACGTCCGCGATCTGAAACCCCGGCGGCGACACCGGGTCCTCCTCGAAACCTTCGACGAGCTGGGGGCGGGCGAGGGGTTCGTCCTAGTGAACGACCACGATCCAAAGCCGCTGTATCACGAACTCGAATCGATGCACGGCGACGTCGTCGAGTGGGAGTACGCGAGCCGTGGCGGGGGCGAGTGGCGCGTCGAGGTCGTCAAGACCGAGGCGTCCGATGCCGACGCGGACGGCGTCTCGGCCGCGCCCGCGGACGACGAGTCCATCGACGTGATCGAGGAACTCGACGTCCGGGACCTGCCGCCAGCCCAGCGCCACGAGCGGATCTTCGACGCCTACGACGCGCTCGACCCGGGGACGGGGGTCGTCCTGGTGAACGACCACGACCCCAAGCCGCTCTATCACCAGTTCGACGCCGAGGCCGGACCGGCGTTCCGCTGGGAGTACCGGGCACGCGACCCCGGGGAGTTCAGGGTGCTGATCGGCCGGGCCGAGACGGCGGCCGACGGGGCGACCGACGAGGGACCGAGTACCCCGTTCTGA
- a CDS encoding DUF309 domain-containing protein, which produces MDDHTRDYEVGPPVSGDPTGWSADRAPSNGWEHGTLRRAVIHGVRLYNAGAFHESHDCFEDEWYNYGSGTTESAFLHGMVQVAAGAYKHFDFENDDGMCSLFETALQYLGGIPDDYYGVDLVDVRTTLTDACDDPTTLHGWRIALDGSTPEATDVDFSYAERLE; this is translated from the coding sequence ATGGACGACCACACCCGGGACTACGAGGTGGGACCGCCGGTGTCGGGCGATCCGACCGGGTGGAGTGCGGACCGCGCCCCGTCGAACGGGTGGGAACACGGAACCCTCCGCCGCGCGGTGATCCACGGCGTCCGCCTCTACAACGCCGGCGCGTTCCACGAGTCACACGACTGCTTCGAGGACGAGTGGTACAACTACGGGAGCGGGACCACCGAGAGCGCCTTCCTCCACGGGATGGTACAGGTCGCGGCGGGCGCGTACAAGCACTTCGACTTCGAGAACGACGACGGAATGTGTAGTCTCTTCGAGACGGCGCTCCAGTACCTCGGCGGCATCCCCGACGACTACTACGGCGTCGACCTCGTCGACGTGCGGACGACGCTCACGGACGCGTGCGACGACCCGACCACTCTCCACGGGTGGCGGATCGCCCTCGACGGATCGACCCCCGAAGCGACGGACGTCGACTTCTCGTACGCCGAACGGCTGGAGTGA
- a CDS encoding zinc-binding dehydrogenase, whose product MSSEMNAYTIEEFGGPDVFERTTTAVPEPGPDEVRVEVVASSVNPVDYKVRQGYIPDFTPDFPATLHCDVAGVVDAAGENVEAFEAGDEVYGMPGGVGRQGALADYVVGHAGTFAHAPESIPLADSAALPVVALTAWEMLADKATVDVGDDVLVYGATGGVGHVGVQLADWFGATVTATGSSEEKRALARDLGADATVDYTQADVGTYVDEHTAGAGFDVVFDPVGDDHLDTAFEAVRPYGSVVTTESSEATDVDLAPMHATSLELGVVLVIYPVLAGRGQERIGAELETIATLVDKGVLAPHVDERYAFDDVAEAHRRAERGDFVGKLLLVDE is encoded by the coding sequence ATGTCTTCCGAGATGAACGCCTACACGATCGAGGAGTTCGGCGGCCCGGACGTGTTCGAGCGGACGACGACCGCGGTACCCGAACCGGGGCCCGACGAGGTCCGCGTCGAGGTCGTCGCCTCCAGCGTCAACCCGGTCGACTACAAGGTCCGACAGGGGTATATCCCCGATTTCACGCCGGATTTCCCGGCGACGCTCCACTGTGACGTGGCCGGCGTCGTCGACGCGGCCGGCGAGAACGTCGAGGCGTTCGAGGCGGGCGACGAGGTGTACGGCATGCCCGGCGGCGTGGGCCGGCAGGGCGCGCTCGCGGACTACGTCGTCGGGCACGCGGGCACGTTCGCGCACGCTCCCGAGTCGATCCCGCTCGCGGACAGCGCCGCGCTCCCGGTCGTCGCCCTGACCGCGTGGGAGATGCTCGCCGACAAGGCCACCGTCGACGTCGGCGACGACGTCCTGGTCTACGGCGCGACGGGGGGCGTCGGCCACGTCGGCGTCCAGTTGGCCGACTGGTTCGGGGCGACCGTCACCGCGACGGGGTCGAGCGAGGAGAAACGCGCCCTCGCCCGGGACCTGGGAGCCGACGCCACGGTCGACTACACCCAGGCCGACGTCGGGACGTACGTCGACGAGCACACGGCCGGCGCCGGCTTCGACGTCGTCTTCGACCCCGTCGGCGACGACCACCTCGACACGGCGTTCGAGGCGGTCCGTCCCTACGGCTCCGTCGTCACGACCGAATCCAGCGAGGCGACGGACGTAGACCTCGCGCCGATGCACGCCACCTCGCTCGAACTCGGGGTCGTACTCGTCATCTACCCGGTACTGGCAGGGCGGGGACAGGAACGGATCGGCGCGGAACTGGAGACCATCGCGACGCTCGTCGACAAGGGCGTCCTCGCCCCGCACGTCGACGAGCGGTACGCGTTCGACGACGTCGCGGAGGCCCACCGCCGCGCCGAGCGTGGCGACTTCGTCGGCAAACTGTTGCTCGTCGACGAGTGA
- a CDS encoding pyruvoyl-dependent arginine decarboxylase has protein sequence MSDDIAVVWGHGEAGTPLSAFDAALAGAGIHNYNLVTYSSVVPPERSVSKVGRVEAEYGVGTSVGVVLAEAEATRPDETVAAGLGWIRAREGGVLMESSAASAAAVRADLREKLADARRLRDWEWDGDAELAVHEHTVDRTGAVVVAAVYGPVAHGAVGGR, from the coding sequence ATGAGCGACGACATCGCGGTCGTGTGGGGGCACGGTGAGGCCGGAACGCCCCTGAGTGCGTTCGACGCCGCGCTGGCAGGGGCCGGCATCCACAACTACAACCTCGTCACCTACTCGTCGGTCGTCCCGCCCGAGCGGTCGGTCTCGAAGGTGGGTCGCGTCGAGGCCGAGTACGGTGTCGGCACGTCGGTCGGGGTAGTCCTCGCGGAGGCGGAGGCCACGCGGCCGGACGAGACGGTCGCCGCCGGTCTGGGCTGGATCCGCGCCCGTGAGGGTGGCGTGTTGATGGAGAGTTCCGCGGCGTCGGCGGCGGCCGTGCGGGCGGATCTCCGGGAGAAACTCGCGGACGCCCGACGACTCCGCGACTGGGAGTGGGACGGCGACGCGGAACTCGCGGTCCACGAACACACCGTCGACCGGACCGGTGCGGTGGTCGTCGCGGCCGTCTACGGCCCGGTCGCCCACGGGGCGGTAGGCGGGCGGTGA
- a CDS encoding gamma carbonic anhydrase family protein, with amino-acid sequence MVLRAVDGVEPTVHEDAYVDDAAVVVGDVTVERDASVWPNATLRGDQPIRIREGANVQDNAVCHEDAVVGPYATVGHTAIVHAATVEERALVGMGAVVLDDATIGTGAIVAAGSVVTEGTDVPPETLVAGTPAEVVKEVPDSSWRAAADRYVEKADLYAETSTVVEEE; translated from the coding sequence ATGGTACTCAGAGCGGTCGACGGCGTCGAACCGACGGTCCACGAGGACGCCTACGTCGACGACGCGGCGGTCGTCGTCGGCGACGTGACCGTCGAGCGCGACGCCTCGGTCTGGCCGAACGCGACGCTCCGCGGCGACCAACCGATCCGGATCCGCGAGGGGGCGAACGTCCAGGACAACGCCGTCTGCCACGAGGACGCGGTCGTCGGCCCGTACGCCACCGTCGGCCACACCGCCATCGTCCACGCGGCGACGGTGGAGGAACGGGCGCTGGTGGGGATGGGGGCGGTCGTCCTCGACGACGCGACGATCGGCACGGGCGCCATCGTCGCCGCCGGCAGCGTCGTCACCGAGGGGACGGACGTCCCCCCCGAGACGCTGGTCGCCGGGACGCCCGCCGAGGTCGTCAAGGAGGTGCCGGACTCCTCGTGGCGAGCCGCCGCCGACCGGTACGTCGAGAAGGCCGACCTGTACGCCGAGACGTCGACGGTCGTCGAGGAGGAATAG